A window from Microcoleus sp. AS-A8 encodes these proteins:
- a CDS encoding NAD-binding protein, whose amino-acid sequence MAGKMQTAANSQQRPHASPIKLNRFLVCGLGSLGQQCVVALKGFGVSIIAIEEVQPKTWEIPDIPNLLEDLIIGDCRQESVLKQAKIQQCRAVLLVTSSERINTEAAFTARLLNPHTRLVVRSAKENLNELLSQHLGNFVSFEPTQLPVTAFALAAMGTMTLGFFNLEGHQLRVVKRHIQPGDPFGRRLIHDLNSTTRRVLSHTPNSSRVVTGFHQWEPNARVQGGDTLVYVEVTEESLSRSEKPVTETKRERRLIWQDIVQSCNWRNLKRRLHQFWQSTYQRQVQRVAIVSGISVLILWLLGTLLYLLNYPKMSIANAFYTTAILLLGGFGDLYGGFDLQIPVPWWLQLVSLGLGLAGTAFVGVLYALLTEMLLSARFQFSQRRPPVPQQDHVVVIGLGRVGQGVAAMLQEFKQSVVGITNTELDPNILPELPVITRNFAEALKMANLPTAKSVLVATDDEMLNLEVGLMAHAANPAGGLVIRTFEEGLSKNLAQLLPDAQVLCAYALAAEAFAGAAFGENIDNLFRLDDQTILVTEYKIERGDTLNGLLLAEVAYGYGVVPVLYQRGEDTPTFMPSDDIRLTIGDRMVVLATSMGLRRVEEGFKSILPKRWRVLVEKAMNPEAIFEGANAIARISACDLSTARSLMHNLPGVLEAPLYKHQAQRLVRSLKQAQVRSRLIPITEQLITDS is encoded by the coding sequence ATGGCGGGAAAAATGCAAACGGCTGCGAATTCCCAGCAGCGACCCCATGCCTCTCCAATTAAACTAAACCGTTTTTTGGTCTGTGGGCTAGGCAGTTTGGGTCAGCAATGTGTTGTCGCGCTTAAGGGATTTGGGGTGAGTATCATTGCCATTGAGGAAGTGCAGCCCAAAACCTGGGAGATTCCTGATATACCCAACTTATTAGAAGATTTAATCATCGGCGATTGCCGCCAAGAGAGTGTTTTAAAACAGGCCAAGATACAGCAGTGTCGGGCTGTCCTCCTGGTTACCAGTAGCGAACGCATCAATACAGAAGCCGCCTTTACCGCACGGCTATTGAATCCCCACACGCGCTTAGTGGTGCGTTCCGCCAAAGAAAATCTCAATGAACTGTTGAGTCAACACTTGGGGAATTTTGTGTCCTTCGAGCCGACTCAGCTCCCTGTGACAGCGTTTGCCCTGGCGGCGATGGGCACCATGACCTTGGGATTTTTCAACCTAGAAGGACATCAACTGCGGGTGGTGAAGCGTCACATCCAACCGGGCGACCCGTTTGGCAGACGGTTGATCCATGATCTCAACAGTACCACGCGTCGGGTTTTAAGCCACACACCCAACTCATCCAGAGTGGTGACAGGATTTCATCAGTGGGAACCGAATGCTCGCGTGCAAGGAGGAGACACCCTTGTCTACGTTGAGGTTACCGAAGAATCTTTGAGCCGTTCTGAGAAACCCGTCACGGAGACGAAGCGAGAACGGAGGCTCATTTGGCAAGACATTGTGCAAAGTTGCAATTGGCGCAATCTCAAACGCAGGCTTCATCAATTCTGGCAATCCACCTATCAGCGTCAGGTGCAGCGCGTAGCAATTGTCAGTGGGATTAGCGTGCTGATTCTATGGCTGTTGGGAACACTTTTGTATCTATTAAATTATCCCAAGATGAGCATAGCAAACGCCTTTTACACAACGGCAATCCTACTATTGGGAGGATTTGGAGATTTATATGGCGGATTCGACCTCCAGATTCCGGTTCCTTGGTGGTTGCAGTTGGTCAGTCTGGGACTCGGTTTGGCAGGCACCGCTTTTGTGGGAGTGTTGTATGCACTGCTCACGGAAATGCTCTTAAGTGCTAGATTCCAGTTTTCACAGCGCCGTCCACCCGTGCCGCAACAAGACCATGTGGTGGTGATTGGATTAGGTCGCGTCGGTCAGGGAGTGGCAGCCATGTTGCAAGAATTTAAGCAATCGGTGGTGGGGATTACCAATACCGAGCTTGACCCCAACATTTTACCGGAACTCCCCGTAATTACGCGAAATTTTGCCGAAGCTTTGAAGATGGCAAATCTACCTACGGCAAAAAGCGTTTTGGTGGCAACGGATGATGAGATGCTGAATCTAGAAGTTGGGCTGATGGCACATGCAGCGAATCCGGCAGGGGGTTTAGTCATCCGAACTTTTGAGGAAGGATTGAGTAAGAATTTGGCACAGTTGTTGCCCGATGCCCAAGTTTTGTGTGCTTATGCATTGGCAGCAGAAGCGTTTGCGGGGGCGGCGTTTGGGGAAAATATTGATAACCTGTTTCGCCTAGATGACCAAACCATTCTGGTGACGGAGTACAAAATTGAAAGGGGTGATACACTCAATGGGTTGCTGTTGGCAGAGGTAGCCTATGGCTACGGTGTGGTGCCGGTGCTTTACCAAAGAGGGGAAGACACACCTACGTTTATGCCATCGGATGATATCCGTTTAACGATTGGCGATCGCATGGTGGTTTTAGCCACCAGTATGGGTTTACGACGTGTTGAAGAAGGGTTCAAGAGCATTCTGCCCAAACGCTGGCGAGTATTGGTAGAGAAAGCGATGAACCCAGAGGCGATTTTTGAGGGGGCAAATGCGATCGCCCGAATTTCCGCTTGTGACCTCAGCACCGCTAGATCTTTGATGCACAATTTACCAGGGGTATTGGAAGCCCCTTTATATAAACACCAAGCCCAACGCCTGGTGCGATCGCTCAAGCAGGCTCAGGTGAGATCTCGCCTGATTCCAATTACTGAACAACTGATAACTGATAGCTGA
- a CDS encoding ATP-binding protein, with product MQTSTSFSSKVFLVGVWHRVIQMNLLDLLSFMHYSDSGIYPAHKGKAFEANSRLRFYIIAKTGIWFTHITRHWSIHKKIGSGYILSIGIAILGTGVGLMVGEHYDDKGIEQFRIAQQRYTRIDHLEKAVWHVKFNQQQLIIASQRNALKPQEIKQLKASIAEANAQLFLLKDNLKDYHVLPEDYATDLKTFLQVCGREVDSYTQLLESLLEKVTIPKPTQQDIAARDQILQEIINGKQGARVEQLSQTLEALVDSTDVQEKKAGATFRRAKLLRLTIIIVSMVLSMAIAMALALYTSRAIARPIKAVTKVAKQATQESNFELQAPVTSDDEIGVLATSLNQLIQQVATQIRELKQAQAQLIQGEKMSSLGQMVAGIAHEINNPVNFIYANLNYANDYTQELLEILQLYQQYYPQPVPEIKNRIEDVEIDFIGEDLPKIISSMHTGAERIRQIILSLRNFCHLDEAEMKSVQINEGINNTLLLLNHRLNPGIKVIHQYEKLPLVECYPAQLNQVFWHIISNAIDELLSQHQLSCEPQILIQTKLVNDKQLEVRIRDNGKGISPKIKEKIFDPFFTTKPVGEGTGMGLAICYQIVEKHQGKIQVISQLGQGTEFVVTLPIQHH from the coding sequence ATGCAAACCTCAACAAGTTTTTCCAGCAAGGTTTTCCTGGTTGGTGTTTGGCATCGGGTAATACAAATGAACCTATTGGATTTACTGTCTTTTATGCACTACTCAGATTCTGGTATCTACCCAGCTCACAAAGGTAAGGCGTTTGAAGCGAATTCAAGATTGAGGTTTTATATTATAGCAAAAACTGGAATCTGGTTCACTCACATCACTCGTCATTGGAGTATTCACAAAAAAATTGGTTCCGGGTATATCTTATCTATTGGTATCGCCATTCTGGGAACCGGAGTGGGGCTAATGGTGGGTGAGCATTATGATGACAAAGGTATAGAGCAATTTAGAATCGCCCAGCAACGATATACGCGAATCGATCATTTAGAAAAAGCGGTTTGGCACGTAAAGTTTAATCAGCAACAACTGATTATTGCTTCTCAAAGAAATGCCCTTAAACCCCAAGAAATTAAGCAATTAAAAGCGAGTATTGCTGAAGCAAATGCACAACTTTTTTTACTTAAAGATAATTTAAAAGATTATCATGTTCTTCCGGAAGACTATGCAACAGACCTAAAAACATTTTTGCAGGTTTGTGGTCGGGAAGTAGATTCGTATACTCAGCTTTTGGAGTCACTCTTAGAAAAAGTAACTATCCCTAAGCCAACGCAGCAAGATATTGCAGCTAGAGATCAGATTTTACAGGAGATTATCAATGGGAAGCAAGGTGCAAGGGTTGAACAACTCTCTCAAACTTTAGAGGCTCTCGTTGATTCTACAGATGTTCAAGAAAAGAAAGCCGGAGCTACTTTTAGAAGAGCTAAGCTTTTACGATTGACCATTATTATTGTGAGCATGGTGCTATCCATGGCGATCGCTATGGCTTTAGCTCTTTATACCAGTCGTGCGATCGCTCGTCCTATCAAAGCCGTCACGAAGGTTGCTAAGCAAGCCACTCAAGAGAGTAATTTTGAGTTACAAGCCCCTGTTACTAGCGACGATGAAATTGGAGTCTTAGCCACTTCTCTCAACCAACTGATTCAGCAGGTAGCCACACAAATTCGGGAGTTGAAGCAAGCGCAAGCCCAACTGATTCAGGGAGAAAAAATGTCCAGTTTGGGGCAGATGGTTGCCGGAATTGCCCATGAAATCAACAACCCCGTTAACTTTATTTACGCAAACCTTAACTACGCCAACGACTATACCCAAGAGTTACTCGAAATTCTACAATTGTATCAGCAGTACTATCCCCAACCGGTGCCTGAAATTAAAAACAGGATAGAAGATGTTGAAATTGATTTTATTGGGGAAGATTTGCCCAAAATTATTTCATCCATGCACACAGGAGCGGAACGCATCCGACAGATTATTCTATCGTTGCGTAACTTTTGCCACCTAGACGAAGCTGAGATGAAATCGGTGCAGATTAACGAAGGTATTAACAATACTTTGTTGCTTTTAAACCACCGATTGAATCCGGGCATTAAAGTCATCCATCAGTATGAAAAATTACCCTTGGTTGAGTGCTATCCAGCTCAACTTAATCAAGTCTTTTGGCATATCATTAGTAATGCTATTGACGAACTGCTTTCTCAGCATCAATTATCCTGCGAACCACAGATTTTGATTCAGACCAAACTTGTCAATGACAAGCAACTAGAGGTGAGAATCCGGGATAATGGAAAGGGAATTAGTCCAAAAATTAAAGAAAAAATATTTGACCCGTTTTTCACCACTAAACCTGTGGGGGAAGGAACGGGAATGGGGCTGGCAATTTGCTACCAGATTGTGGAGAAACATCAAGGTAAAATCCAGGTGATTTCGCAGTTGGGCCAAGGAACAGAATTTGTGGTAACTTTGCCTATACAACATCATTAA
- a CDS encoding urease accessory protein UreD encodes MRGEGEVCLSGWHGSLQLVYAHDDNGTQLTHAQGQAPLKVQRSFYPEGSAVCHSVVLHTAGGMVGGDRLSQTIHLSPHAHALITTAAASKIYGSQGKSPACPQGQQARQTIQIHIDQAACLEWLPQETIVFNGAIYQQDLRVELAPGASWLGWEITRFGRSARGERFLQGEWRSHTEIWQQGRPLWIDRQWLPAGEHILNSPHGLAGKPIVASLAWVGQAVSPEIVEKARLIWETQERQGEAGVTQLMSGLLCRYRGSSTSEVRNWFTDVWQLLRLSFLGRPSCPPRVWQKS; translated from the coding sequence ATGAGGGGAGAAGGGGAAGTGTGTTTATCAGGGTGGCATGGCAGCTTGCAGCTAGTCTATGCCCATGATGACAACGGCACTCAGTTGACTCACGCCCAAGGGCAAGCACCGTTGAAGGTGCAGCGATCGTTTTATCCAGAGGGTTCAGCGGTTTGTCATAGTGTGGTGTTGCATACGGCTGGGGGAATGGTAGGAGGCGATCGCCTCTCCCAAACCATCCACCTCTCTCCCCACGCCCATGCCTTAATTACAACCGCTGCGGCGAGTAAAATCTATGGCAGTCAAGGGAAGTCTCCTGCCTGTCCCCAAGGACAACAAGCCAGACAAACGATCCAGATTCACATCGATCAAGCTGCTTGTTTAGAGTGGTTACCTCAGGAAACCATTGTGTTCAATGGTGCCATTTATCAGCAAGATTTGCGGGTAGAATTAGCACCGGGAGCCAGTTGGCTGGGATGGGAGATTACACGCTTTGGGCGCAGTGCCAGGGGGGAACGGTTCTTGCAGGGAGAATGGCGATCGCATACTGAAATCTGGCAGCAAGGACGCCCTTTGTGGATTGATCGGCAATGGCTACCTGCGGGAGAACACATCCTGAATAGTCCTCATGGTTTAGCCGGAAAACCAATTGTGGCAAGTCTGGCTTGGGTGGGGCAAGCGGTTTCTCCAGAGATTGTCGAGAAAGCAAGATTAATTTGGGAAACACAGGAACGTCAAGGAGAAGCCGGTGTGACTCAGCTCATGTCAGGATTATTGTGCCGATATCGGGGTTCTTCGACCTCAGAGGTGAGAAACTGGTTTACGGATGTTTGGCAACTACTTCGCCTGTCTTTTTTAGGACGTCCTAGTTGTCCACCACGAGTCTGGCAAAAGAGTTGA
- a CDS encoding pentapeptide repeat-containing protein has protein sequence MIMRYFQPLAAFLLAVILLFFPLSAQAASSSSISRSVGKGELTGKDFSSQSLIGQEFTSVNLEQTNFNNADLRNVVFSSSTLKQASLHGADFTSGIAYLSDFTGADLSDAVLTEAIMLRSRFDEADITGADFTDAVLDGVQIKKLCARATGVNSKTSVATRESLGCR, from the coding sequence ATGATCATGAGGTACTTTCAGCCATTAGCGGCATTCCTGTTGGCAGTCATTCTGCTGTTCTTCCCTTTATCGGCACAAGCCGCCAGTTCTTCTTCAATTTCTCGCTCCGTTGGCAAGGGGGAACTCACGGGCAAGGATTTCTCCAGTCAAAGCTTGATTGGGCAAGAGTTTACCAGCGTCAATCTGGAGCAAACCAACTTTAATAATGCAGATTTACGGAATGTGGTGTTTAGCAGTTCAACCCTAAAGCAGGCTTCTCTGCATGGGGCAGATTTTACCAGTGGAATTGCTTATTTGTCTGACTTCACAGGAGCCGATTTGAGCGATGCGGTTTTGACAGAAGCAATTATGCTACGTTCTCGCTTTGATGAGGCAGACATTACTGGGGCTGACTTCACAGATGCCGTTTTAGATGGTGTTCAGATCAAAAAACTCTGCGCTAGGGCAACCGGTGTCAATTCCAAAACAAGTGTGGCGACTCGTGAGTCTTTAGGATGTAGATAA